The Juglans regia cultivar Chandler chromosome 10, Walnut 2.0, whole genome shotgun sequence genome includes the window CAACTTTGGACATCAGTTAGTCGTCAGCAATGAGACTGCTAACTGTACCCTTCGGAAATGATTAGGTTTGTGTGTGAAACAATAGGATTCGAGCCCACATTCACTCCATGGTGATTGCAGACACCACCCAAGACATAGTGGCAATAATTTTGTTCAACTCAAAAACACAGTGAGGAGATGAAAGATAGGCCAAAAACTACATGTATCACTAACAGAGTATACGATATGATGACCTTTGAATTGACTGAATTCATGACCAAGGGGGCTTGAAAATGATACAGGTATTTCAATTTAGGTAGGTATTAATCACAcactcattctctattttcctCTCTGGATAAGTAGCTGAGTTCATGAATCCGAGTAAAACAGCTCCATAGTTATCAgaacaaaatgaataaacagAAAAGCTCCAAACTAAATTATACTTGCAAGAATGGGCTCCAAGGACTCCTGGCATTCATACTTCAATTAAGTAATAAACATAGCAAACACAATGGAGCTTCATGGAGGATAACATCAATAATGTCATTGGAAATAAAGATATCTTTCAAGGAAATCTGTATATCAAAGCCACCAAATTCATGCCCCTGGTATTAGttcaaaaactatttaaaatctTATGTGATTGGCAACAAACAAAACCCAGATGAAAGGATCCGTCAGATAagaccacacacacacacacacacacacacacacacatatatatatatatagagagagagtataACATATCAGcataatatataatgaaatcAAGTCCTCCCCGTCTCTTCCATAAGATCTTTGCTACATTTTTATTGGCATAATCGCCACATACCTTCTCTCCCACCTTCTCTTGTTGTTCCTTCACTTTTTCCTGTAATTTCTTCAATTTCATGTTCACCCTCAATCGTTTTTCCTGTGTACATGAACAAAACcagaaatagaataaatacacCAGGAACAGAAAAAAGCAAAGAGATTTCGAAACAGAATCCAGCAATTGGGATTATCTATTCAGAaataaacaacaataataaagagAATCTAAATAACAAAATCATGCCTTCACGTAGCTAACACCAAGATCTGTTCTTGAATATCCACGATCCAAGTTACGCATCACGTATTCGTTATAATCTTTCACAATCCTCATTATAACGTCTGATGTAGAAATCCCATCAGTCCGTTTTGTTTCCTTGAACTTTCCAGCAGATTTAACCTACAATAGAGGATCTCTTAATTTAATTGCATGCTACAGAAAAAAGTAGCAATCACAATAGAAGAGAAACTGTCTCTCAGACTAACAAATTCATAGACATCGTTCCCAGCTCCACTAGCATCTGCATAACTGCAAAATATTTATAGCAAAGTGCGAGAAGATTACACGAAATACCTGAATATTTGAATCACTTAAATTATCATTACAGAATGGATTCAATGGAAACAAAGTAAGACAAAAGACAAATACTGTGAAGTCAATCAACAATTCTGTTGTCTTGACATGATATAAAATGTTCCATAATTCAAACAGATTATTGGGCAAGGGAAACTCAGAGGAATTCATCATTGTTGTGGAATGccttagacaaaaaaaaaaattgtatcataACTCTTGAGCTTAAAGCAAAGAGTATCAGTTGATTATTCTTACGGAAGAGAATCATGGGCCACATAGTCAATCTTGTGCTTGTCAAGAAATTCTTGTGTGATCACCCAAGGTGCATTGGGAATGACTTCATCCACCCACCTACACAAAGGAACAAGAAAACCTCACTGCCGAGAAATATACAATTCCCTCATCCATAAAACAAAGCCATTCGATGATACACTACACACCATATATCAAACTAAAGCGTATTATCTGCATACCATAATTTTATAGAAGGAAAATTCCAAGTAGCCATACATCTTTCTTCCAAAGCCTCGAGAGTACTCAAGCTTTATCAAGAATTCAAGTCATTGGAAAAAATTATACCTGCAATGACGAAGAGATTCACAGCGTTCGTCCTCCGTCATAACAGTTTTCCCTTTATATCTATGGGTGATCTCATCATTGCAACATCCAACAAGCAGATGGGTGCTTGGGAACCTGAATATACAATTTAATCTTATAAGAAAGTTGTAGCGAGCATGGCAGATAACAGACacagataaaatgagaaaaagaaagaaccaTATATACAAG containing:
- the LOC108996793 gene encoding choline-phosphate cytidylyltransferase 1-like; the encoded protein is MEEPKPKDATILHSNGSSDDSVPDPPPVRVYADGIYDLFHFGHARSLEQAKKLFPSTHLLVGCCNDEITHRYKGKTVMTEDERCESLRHCRWVDEVIPNAPWVITQEFLDKHKIDYVAHDSLPYADASGAGNDVYEFVKSAGKFKETKRTDGISTSDVIMRIVKDYNEYVMRNLDRGYSRTDLGVSYVKEKRLRVNMKLKKLQEKVKEQQEKVGEKIQTVAMYHNEWVENADRLVAGFLEMFEERCHKMGTAIRDRIQERLRGQQSRDSTYLLHDGSDDADDDVAEEYYDEDDDGEYYYDEEAYAQHDTID